A single window of Anomaloglossus baeobatrachus isolate aAnoBae1 chromosome 5, aAnoBae1.hap1, whole genome shotgun sequence DNA harbors:
- the LOC142313283 gene encoding glutathione S-transferase omega-1-like isoform X1 — MTTKKNEDTTELKAKIFEKFKIFEETLIKRNSPYIGGESVSMIDYMVWTWFERHQILDTTEVLEKMPHINAWYKCMLQDPAVKKTFTKPELFTGFFQLYIKDSVDAADYGLN; from the exons ATGACCACCAAGAAAAATGAAGACACGACCGAGTTAAAGGCAAAGATTTTTGAAAAATTCAAAATATTTGAAGAG ACCCTTATCAAGAGGAACAGCCCTTACATTGGGGGAGAATCTGTGTCGATGATTGATTACATGGTCTGGACCTGGTTTGAACGGCACCAAATACTGGATACTACAGA GGTTTTGGAGAAGATGCCACATATCAATGCCTGGTACAAGTGTATGCTGCAGGACCCAGCTGTTAAAAAGACCTTTACTAAACCAGAATTGTTTACAGGCTTTTTCCAATTGTATATTAAGGATAGTGTAGATGCAGCTGATTATGGCCttaactaa
- the LOC142313283 gene encoding glutathione S-transferase omega-1-like isoform X2, which produces MTTKKNEDTTELKAKIFEKFKIFEETLIKRNSPYIGGESVSMIDYMVWTWFERHQILDTTEAVPASPSSPAVSRTPNAVHLPADSPHHPGSLR; this is translated from the exons ATGACCACCAAGAAAAATGAAGACACGACCGAGTTAAAGGCAAAGATTTTTGAAAAATTCAAAATATTTGAAGAG ACCCTTATCAAGAGGAACAGCCCTTACATTGGGGGAGAATCTGTGTCGATGATTGATTACATGGTCTGGACCTGGTTTGAACGGCACCAAATACTGGATACTACAGA agccgtgcctgcctcgccatccagtcctgccgtatcccgaaccccgaacgctgtccatctgccagctgacagtccgcaccatcccggatccctgcggtga